Proteins encoded together in one uncultured Sphaerochaeta sp. window:
- a CDS encoding transposase, whose protein sequence is MPRRKRNDTPGTIHHVIQRGNNRNYIYENTRDKKEFLSLLSTALTNHGALLLQYALMDNHYHLLIKVGSVPLSSIIWFLNRHYSLYYNSRYNRTGTIYGDRYKSYLVTETHKLFSIIRYIVQNPVKAGLAATPSAYRWSGHTEVCTGNTYIIARTTLLSLFSPDPSLALDRYRECTEHENWTPQVGFATIIDKREETRERLSCLLDRTLAKRNLEDLRAMVVSGAKSPLSRELRNLFVHAAVTDGHALRDIASFLHVSHETVRRLSKQEAR, encoded by the coding sequence ATGCCCAGGAGGAAGAGGAACGACACCCCAGGGACCATTCATCACGTCATCCAGCGAGGCAACAACAGGAACTACATCTACGAGAACACCCGTGACAAGAAGGAGTTTCTCAGTCTTCTTTCCACCGCCTTGACCAACCACGGTGCACTCCTGCTCCAGTACGCCCTCATGGACAACCACTACCACCTCCTCATCAAGGTTGGTAGTGTCCCCCTCTCTTCCATCATCTGGTTTCTCAACCGTCATTACAGTCTTTACTACAACAGCCGGTACAACCGCACCGGAACCATCTATGGAGACCGCTACAAGAGCTACCTTGTGACGGAGACCCATAAGCTCTTCAGCATCATCCGCTACATAGTCCAGAACCCCGTCAAGGCCGGCCTTGCTGCCACCCCCTCTGCATACCGATGGAGTGGTCACACGGAAGTGTGCACTGGAAATACCTATATAATTGCAAGGACAACCTTGCTCTCCCTTTTCTCCCCAGACCCCTCCTTGGCACTGGATCGCTACAGGGAGTGCACCGAACATGAGAACTGGACTCCACAGGTTGGTTTTGCCACCATCATCGACAAGAGAGAGGAAACCAGGGAACGGCTCTCCTGTCTTCTGGATCGGACACTCGCAAAGCGGAACCTTGAGGATCTTCGTGCCATGGTTGTCTCAGGAGCAAAATCACCACTCTCCAGGGAACTCAGGAACCTATTTGTCCATGCTGCAGTTACTGATGGCCATGCCCTCAGGGACATCGCCAGCTTTCTTCATGT
- a CDS encoding DNA-processing protein DprA has product MHDQTIYWIWLNEMRGIPLRDKRKLISVLSTPENIFHESTTTIADILETKKQRNGSVAESRREPYGAVWKTRNLADAETILANNEQHSIHLLSPDHQHYHPIYTNDTKAPLVLYYKGRLSPPEIPITGVIGSRASTSYGNLVTKAAVATLVEKWTIVASGLSFGIDALAHQTTLEYNGITYAFIPCGLHKAQPASHSELMEQIADTGAVITPYAYGKEALPFRFIGRNAVLATWCDTLLVVEARKRSGSMHTARSALKKGKQVLAVPNTLLEPRSSGTNLLLTEGAKAYYDDQLQFGGCYNSIPTSHPDEEDVILALNGNPLTTSEIVDMVPDLSLSVMECLTEMELSGRIVFRPDGRWHLVGGL; this is encoded by the coding sequence ATGCATGACCAAACAATCTACTGGATCTGGCTCAACGAAATGAGGGGCATCCCCCTCAGGGATAAACGGAAACTCATCTCAGTTCTCTCTACTCCTGAGAACATCTTCCACGAGTCCACCACTACCATTGCCGACATACTGGAAACAAAGAAACAAAGGAATGGTTCCGTCGCTGAAAGCAGGAGGGAACCCTATGGGGCCGTCTGGAAAACACGCAACCTTGCCGATGCTGAGACCATCCTTGCCAACAATGAGCAACACTCCATCCATCTCCTCTCCCCTGATCACCAGCACTACCATCCAATCTATACAAATGATACCAAGGCACCCCTGGTGCTTTACTACAAAGGCAGGCTCTCCCCACCTGAAATACCCATCACAGGTGTCATCGGGTCTCGTGCAAGCACATCCTACGGGAACCTGGTGACCAAGGCCGCAGTAGCAACCTTGGTTGAAAAGTGGACCATTGTTGCCTCAGGGCTCTCCTTCGGTATTGATGCCCTTGCCCATCAGACCACACTTGAATACAACGGTATCACCTATGCCTTCATCCCTTGCGGCCTGCACAAAGCCCAGCCGGCATCACACAGTGAACTCATGGAGCAGATTGCCGATACCGGCGCAGTCATCACCCCCTATGCCTATGGCAAGGAAGCCTTGCCCTTCCGCTTCATAGGAAGGAATGCCGTACTTGCCACCTGGTGTGACACCCTCCTGGTCGTCGAAGCCCGGAAGCGGAGTGGCAGCATGCATACTGCCCGCAGTGCCCTGAAAAAGGGGAAACAGGTACTGGCCGTCCCCAACACCCTGCTTGAACCAAGAAGCTCAGGCACTAACCTCCTGCTCACTGAAGGAGCCAAGGCCTACTATGACGACCAACTGCAATTCGGTGGCTGTTACAACAGCATACCCACCTCCCATCCCGATGAGGAGGACGTCATACTGGCCCTGAATGGCAACCCCCTCACCACCAGCGAGATTGTGGACATGGTCCCTGATCTGAGCCTCTCTGTCATGGAGTGCCTTACAGAAATGGAACTCTCAGGGAGGATTGTATTTCGCCCGGATGGCAGGTGGCACCTGGTAGGAGGCCTTTGA
- a CDS encoding YifB family Mg chelatase-like AAA ATPase, producing MATVIRSLGINGIEGYPLTVEVAIIAGLQATTIVGLGDAAVKEAKDRMEACTEELSYAYPSKKVVVNLSPSDIPKRGAYLDLPMLLGLLVESKQVRPRIEGWQEIACVGGISTTGTLVGFNGVLPMAIQAHRMGWKKLIVPKDCANEASLVTGLEIIACGTITEVIQYLEGRLHLSPHKTDQDPIFQEKTSNEGDFIDVVGHDDILPYLAAAVAGNHNLLLVGIPGAGKTLMARLLPTILPPMNEQEILEVSSIYSIAGELDGHELKRNRPFRAPHYNMSSHALIGGGPQAKPGEVTLAHRGILFLDELPEFGRKTLESLRLPLEDKRVTISRVNQTNRYPSDFMLVAAMNPCPCGYAGTSRCECTPYAIRTYRQRISGPILDRIDMQKYVGRVEFKDGHLMKGNTSSKDLRDSVMEARERQRHRFRGGGEPITTNSQMSSSQLRRYCTLDDKCAALLQKTYEKDQLSVRACYKTLKLARTFADIQGSATIERTHLIHALFSRDLEKEAAHHA from the coding sequence GTGGCGACCGTCATCAGAAGTCTCGGAATCAACGGAATAGAAGGGTATCCACTTACAGTGGAAGTAGCGATCATAGCAGGCCTGCAGGCAACCACCATCGTCGGCCTTGGTGATGCAGCAGTGAAGGAAGCAAAGGACAGGATGGAAGCATGCACAGAGGAACTCTCCTATGCCTACCCATCAAAGAAGGTTGTGGTAAACCTCAGCCCCAGTGACATCCCCAAGAGGGGAGCCTATCTCGATCTTCCCATGCTCCTCGGCCTCCTGGTTGAATCGAAGCAGGTCAGGCCAAGGATCGAGGGCTGGCAGGAAATAGCCTGTGTCGGAGGAATCAGCACCACAGGAACCCTCGTCGGGTTCAACGGCGTGCTGCCCATGGCAATCCAGGCACACCGCATGGGATGGAAGAAACTCATTGTACCAAAGGACTGTGCCAATGAGGCTTCCCTGGTCACGGGACTGGAGATCATCGCCTGTGGTACCATCACAGAGGTAATCCAATACCTGGAAGGCCGGTTGCATCTCTCTCCCCATAAAACAGACCAGGACCCCATCTTTCAGGAAAAAACCAGCAATGAAGGTGATTTCATCGACGTCGTCGGACATGACGACATCCTTCCTTACCTTGCTGCCGCTGTTGCAGGGAATCACAACCTTCTCTTGGTAGGGATACCTGGAGCTGGAAAGACGCTAATGGCCCGGTTGCTCCCCACCATCCTCCCCCCAATGAATGAACAGGAAATATTGGAAGTCTCCTCCATCTACAGCATAGCAGGGGAACTTGACGGCCATGAGCTCAAGAGAAACAGACCCTTCAGGGCTCCCCATTACAACATGTCCTCCCATGCCCTCATTGGAGGGGGGCCACAGGCAAAACCCGGGGAAGTGACCCTTGCCCATCGGGGCATCCTCTTTCTCGATGAACTACCCGAATTTGGACGGAAAACCCTCGAATCCCTCCGTCTCCCCCTTGAGGACAAGCGAGTCACCATAAGCCGGGTCAACCAAACCAACCGCTACCCCTCAGACTTCATGCTTGTTGCAGCCATGAACCCCTGCCCCTGTGGATACGCAGGCACCTCACGTTGTGAATGCACCCCCTATGCCATCAGGACCTACCGCCAACGCATATCAGGCCCCATCCTCGACCGCATCGACATGCAGAAGTACGTCGGCCGGGTGGAATTCAAGGACGGCCACCTCATGAAAGGCAACACCAGCTCCAAGGACCTCAGGGACTCGGTCATGGAGGCGCGTGAGCGCCAGAGACACCGATTTCGGGGAGGAGGGGAGCCTATTACCACCAACTCCCAGATGAGCAGCTCCCAGCTTAGAAGGTACTGCACCCTCGACGACAAATGTGCCGCTCTCCTCCAGAAAACCTATGAGAAGGACCAACTCTCGGTCCGCGCCTGCTACAAGACCCTCAAACTCGCTCGTACCTTTGCCGACATACAGGGAAGTGCCACCATTGAGAGAACCCATCTCATCCACGCACTCTTCTCCCGCGACCTGGAAAAGGAGGCTGCCCACCATGCATGA
- a CDS encoding AEC family transporter: MQKLVFSLSIITIGLVIGYISQRLALAGKIKADASLAKQRKILQRVVLLCLNPIATIGAIWILSFDNVRITLMPAIGILAMITGGLAALVIGKLIRLKPRQQGAFLSCGAMSNVGSIGALLVFVFLGEAAFALVAMYKLFEQIISYTIWFPAAKSYSPHLQQKEKRGKALKILADPFVLVTVASIIIGLVLNTLEVPRPAFYSNLNAVIIPSASLILLISIGMAMKFGKIQAYLKPALLVSAIKYLLVPVVVTGTAYLLGLGNIDNGLPLKVILILSSMPVGFTALVPPSIYDLDVDLANAGWMVTTALLVVVIPLQMLMFKVM, from the coding sequence ATGCAGAAACTCGTATTCTCTCTGTCAATAATTACCATAGGACTGGTAATAGGGTACATCAGCCAAAGGCTTGCCCTTGCTGGCAAGATCAAAGCAGATGCCTCTCTTGCCAAACAAAGGAAAATCCTCCAGAGGGTAGTACTGCTCTGCCTCAATCCAATTGCCACGATAGGAGCCATCTGGATCCTTTCGTTCGACAATGTACGCATAACGCTCATGCCTGCAATAGGAATCCTTGCAATGATAACAGGAGGACTCGCAGCCCTTGTCATTGGAAAGCTCATCAGACTGAAACCAAGGCAACAAGGAGCCTTTCTCAGTTGTGGGGCAATGTCCAACGTAGGGTCGATCGGAGCGCTTCTGGTATTTGTCTTCTTGGGAGAAGCTGCCTTTGCACTGGTAGCCATGTACAAGTTGTTTGAGCAAATCATCTCCTATACCATCTGGTTTCCCGCTGCAAAAAGCTATTCACCTCACTTGCAGCAAAAAGAAAAGAGAGGGAAAGCTCTGAAAATTCTCGCTGACCCCTTCGTTCTCGTTACCGTTGCAAGTATTATCATCGGTCTTGTGCTCAACACCCTAGAGGTACCCAGACCTGCATTTTACAGCAACCTCAACGCAGTGATCATCCCATCAGCAAGCCTGATCTTGCTTATCTCCATTGGAATGGCAATGAAATTCGGCAAGATACAGGCCTATCTCAAGCCAGCTCTTCTTGTATCTGCGATCAAGTATCTGCTTGTCCCGGTTGTGGTGACAGGAACAGCCTATCTCCTCGGCCTTGGAAACATCGATAACGGGCTACCGTTGAAGGTAATCCTCATTCTTTCTTCAATGCCGGTTGGATTTACCGCGCTGGTACCTCCCTCAATATATGATCTGGATGTCGACCTTGCAAATGCCGGATGGATGGTAACGACAGCACTCCTTGTGGTGGTCATCCCCCTACAGATGCTCATGTTCAAAGTCATGTAA
- a CDS encoding MFS transporter produces MNLKTLIHRDLQAFLMLWITQSCSQLGSSMTSFALVLYLYEKSGSALSTALLSVCSYAPYILLSMFAGALSDSWNKKRTMLVCDSLAAISTIVVFVLLQTNQLQIWHLYGLNVINGMMNTVQQPASEVAVSLITPRRFYQKVSGLKSFSNALNTMLTPIIATALYAFAGMQAIILVDVSTFLFAFIILWSFIEIPQQDAVSKAEKESVLRATGEGIRYLKQNRGILNLILFLSAINLTASAYNAALPAMLLSRAGGGATALGWVTMVTGFATLVGSIVASAIRAPKSRVKVIYWSLLFSMSAENFMLAFGKSIPVWCIGAILGWIAIPLMGTNLGAILRLHIPIEMQGRVYATRNTLQFCTIPVGYLLGGFLVDKVFEPFVSEHATNNLLIFLFGSGKGSGAAFLFAVMGVIGVATCLVFGKNRAIWGLEQKEPMDEKY; encoded by the coding sequence ATGAACTTAAAAACACTCATTCACCGGGATCTACAGGCATTTCTCATGCTCTGGATTACCCAGTCATGCTCTCAACTCGGGAGTTCAATGACCAGTTTTGCACTGGTCCTCTATCTGTACGAGAAAAGCGGTTCTGCGTTATCAACAGCGCTGCTGTCTGTGTGCTCGTATGCGCCGTATATTCTTCTCAGCATGTTCGCAGGGGCGCTCAGCGATAGCTGGAACAAGAAACGGACCATGCTCGTTTGTGACAGCCTGGCGGCAATCAGCACGATTGTTGTGTTTGTACTGCTGCAGACAAACCAACTGCAGATCTGGCATCTCTATGGTCTGAATGTGATAAATGGGATGATGAACACGGTACAACAACCGGCTTCGGAGGTTGCTGTGAGCCTGATAACCCCCCGTAGGTTCTATCAGAAAGTCAGTGGTCTGAAATCCTTTTCCAATGCCCTGAATACCATGCTCACACCAATAATCGCCACTGCTCTCTATGCCTTTGCAGGCATGCAGGCGATTATTCTTGTGGATGTCTCAACGTTTCTCTTCGCCTTCATCATCCTTTGGTCCTTCATCGAGATCCCTCAGCAGGATGCTGTTTCCAAGGCTGAGAAGGAATCGGTTCTGAGGGCCACAGGGGAAGGAATTCGCTATCTCAAACAGAATCGCGGTATCCTGAACCTGATACTTTTCCTCTCTGCCATCAATCTGACCGCTTCTGCCTACAATGCAGCACTTCCTGCCATGTTGCTCTCTCGAGCAGGAGGCGGTGCAACAGCACTTGGTTGGGTTACCATGGTGACCGGTTTTGCAACACTGGTGGGGAGTATCGTAGCTTCTGCCATCAGGGCACCCAAAAGCAGGGTGAAAGTCATCTATTGGTCGCTGTTGTTCTCGATGAGTGCCGAGAATTTCATGCTTGCTTTCGGGAAATCAATTCCTGTGTGGTGTATAGGTGCAATACTCGGATGGATTGCCATTCCTCTTATGGGAACGAACCTGGGTGCCATCCTGAGGCTCCATATTCCTATTGAGATGCAAGGCCGTGTGTATGCTACAAGGAATACGTTGCAATTCTGCACCATACCAGTAGGGTATTTACTGGGGGGATTTCTGGTCGACAAGGTATTCGAGCCTTTTGTATCAGAACATGCCACGAATAACCTTTTAATTTTCCTGTTTGGTTCGGGCAAGGGTTCAGGAGCGGCATTTCTCTTTGCAGTGATGGGTGTCATTGGTGTGGCAACGTGCCTGGTTTTCGGCAAGAACCGAGCTATATGGGGTCTTGAACAGAAAGAACCGATGGATGAGAAATACTAA
- a CDS encoding flavodoxin domain-containing protein — protein MKGIVIYKSKYGSTKQYAQWLAEDTGFGLYPLTACPKNLDGFDVIVLAGSIHAGFVSIREYAAEIWPSIKDKKVLVILTSGASNREVIRKVVEDSFSSTILNSIKVFPVGGRYVFNRMSFIDRNIIKMVAFFSKHQETKEGMLTEKDDVKRENLKEVLDYLNIR, from the coding sequence ATGAAGGGAATCGTAATCTATAAATCAAAATACGGATCGACGAAGCAGTATGCTCAATGGCTGGCTGAGGATACGGGCTTTGGCCTGTACCCTCTAACAGCGTGTCCAAAGAATCTGGATGGTTTTGATGTGATTGTGCTGGCAGGAAGTATTCATGCTGGCTTTGTTTCAATCAGAGAGTATGCAGCAGAAATCTGGCCTTCGATAAAGGACAAGAAGGTGCTCGTCATCCTTACAAGCGGAGCGAGCAATAGGGAGGTTATCAGAAAGGTAGTGGAAGATAGTTTTTCTTCTACTATTCTGAATTCGATTAAGGTGTTCCCTGTTGGTGGTCGTTATGTGTTCAATAGGATGTCTTTCATTGATAGGAACATCATCAAGATGGTTGCGTTCTTTTCAAAACATCAAGAGACCAAGGAAGGGATGTTGACTGAGAAGGATGATGTGAAGAGGGAAAACCTGAAAGAGGTCTTGGACTATTTGAATATCCGGTAA
- a CDS encoding nucleotidyltransferase domain-containing protein codes for MKSRPDSVAFGLKPEIFQQLSTIFQAYENIDSVVLYGSRAKGTYHDGSDIDLTIKGDLITDSLVGKVEEEIDDLLLPYSFDISSWQQIDNLALREHIERVGVVIYQKQ; via the coding sequence ATGAAATCAAGACCTGATTCAGTTGCTTTCGGGCTGAAACCTGAAATATTCCAGCAACTCTCTACAATATTCCAAGCATATGAGAACATTGATTCAGTAGTGCTGTATGGTTCCAGGGCAAAGGGAACCTATCATGATGGATCGGACATTGACCTCACCATCAAGGGAGACCTCATTACCGATTCCCTGGTAGGGAAGGTTGAGGAGGAAATCGACGATCTCCTGCTTCCTTACTCATTTGACATCTCATCATGGCAGCAGATTGATAATCTTGCATTACGTGAACACATCGAGCGTGTGGGTGTTGTCATTTACCAAAAGCAATGA
- a CDS encoding nucleotidyltransferase substrate binding protein, which produces MEMNNDIRWVQRLSNYSRALSQLEAAVALAKQRPLSALEQQGMIQSFEYTHELSWNVLRDYLKDQGTQQLYGSKDTVRAAFAVGLIQDGETWMEMIRDRNHSSHTYNLEVATAIVGRVTDSYIHAFMKLRKTFEGLANEIKT; this is translated from the coding sequence ATGGAAATGAATAACGATATCCGTTGGGTCCAGCGTCTCTCAAACTACTCTCGGGCTCTCTCCCAGTTGGAAGCGGCTGTAGCATTGGCAAAGCAACGACCCCTCAGTGCATTAGAGCAACAAGGAATGATACAGTCATTTGAGTATACCCATGAATTGAGTTGGAATGTACTTCGTGATTACCTCAAGGACCAAGGCACCCAGCAACTCTATGGATCAAAGGATACCGTCCGTGCAGCATTTGCTGTTGGCTTGATACAAGATGGGGAAACCTGGATGGAAATGATCCGTGACCGCAACCATAGCAGTCATACCTACAACCTCGAAGTCGCCACTGCAATTGTCGGTCGCGTAACCGACTCTTATATCCACGCATTTATGAAGCTCAGGAAAACCTTTGAAGGTCTTGCCAATGAAATCAAGACCTGA
- the tnpB gene encoding IS66 family insertion sequence element accessory protein TnpB (TnpB, as the term is used for proteins encoded by IS66 family insertion elements, is considered an accessory protein, since TnpC, encoded by a neighboring gene, is a DDE family transposase.), giving the protein MDINLEDYDFYIKPGVTDMRKGSPSLAYIVQNEMRLEPFSKSVFLFCGGTRRTIKAIVWDRNGWVEIIKRLECGSSFRWPNTEEEALQVEIPDLLLLLKGYDVWRRFPVLNPRYVG; this is encoded by the coding sequence ATGGATATCAATCTTGAGGATTATGATTTTTACATCAAGCCAGGGGTAACGGATATGAGGAAAGGATCCCCCAGCCTGGCATACATCGTTCAGAACGAGATGAGACTCGAGCCCTTTTCCAAGTCGGTGTTCTTGTTTTGCGGCGGAACCAGGAGAACGATAAAGGCAATTGTCTGGGACCGCAACGGCTGGGTCGAGATCATCAAGCGGCTTGAATGTGGCTCATCGTTCAGATGGCCCAACACCGAGGAAGAGGCGCTCCAGGTGGAAATTCCAGACCTGCTCCTGTTGCTGAAAGGCTATGATGTCTGGAGAAGGTTTCCCGTTCTCAATCCAAGATATGTAGGCTAA
- a CDS encoding IS66 family transposase, which yields MDDMKITKENLARMSREDLAALALNLSSIVQKKDEEIANLRELYKLRTAERYLPSSEQIGWLFQELEILDAVLSEIPGKEEATEVAAHSRKKRPRVNACTAPAGTPVCDVFHTEGCDDVITGNDGISYKRVEDKVISKIAVVPRKIVVERHHYPQYRTLDVEADRDNNKRILFPSKTSTLGASPSLVAGVVVSKFDDHLPLYRQEEIFRRDGYFLPRQKLASWVITYYEELLPFVEYLKKRVYRSAFISKDETRVSVLNVKGPSGKVSKNGFMYITIGDTYDVQTRKTQSLVLLDYIQGRSREVLFEDMTKHGYTSHLMTDGLKGYLTYDKHCVCWVHAVRQLKKILKLNKHDMHALEIVKEVAKLYDIDEQYRKMLRCGEISTEQFLAARKQESEEVIDNVYAMAEDTRRQYSPKGAMGKALDYLYTYKPYMRTYLDVVEATPSNNSCELVAKAFATGRKNWLFSQSVDGADASAFFYSMIETAKRSSLNPMDYVEALCTFGPGCSTDEQREALLPWNIDLSILDELRNRRLNAKPDPQRTTVYNFVGATR from the coding sequence ATGGACGATATGAAGATCACGAAGGAAAACCTAGCCCGGATGTCACGTGAGGACCTTGCTGCATTGGCTCTCAACCTTTCTTCGATCGTTCAGAAAAAGGATGAGGAAATCGCTAATCTCAGGGAGCTGTACAAGCTCAGGACAGCAGAGCGATACCTCCCCTCATCCGAACAGATCGGCTGGTTGTTCCAGGAACTTGAGATCCTGGATGCAGTGCTTTCGGAAATTCCCGGGAAAGAGGAAGCCACCGAGGTTGCGGCACACAGCCGGAAGAAGCGCCCAAGGGTCAATGCCTGCACAGCACCTGCCGGAACCCCTGTATGCGATGTATTCCATACCGAGGGATGTGACGATGTGATCACCGGCAATGACGGTATTTCCTACAAGCGGGTCGAGGACAAGGTGATCAGCAAGATTGCCGTCGTTCCCCGCAAGATCGTGGTCGAGCGCCATCACTATCCCCAGTACCGCACACTTGATGTGGAAGCGGACAGGGACAACAACAAGAGGATCCTCTTTCCTTCCAAAACATCGACGCTAGGGGCATCCCCCAGCCTGGTGGCGGGTGTGGTGGTCAGCAAGTTTGACGACCACCTTCCCCTGTACCGGCAGGAGGAAATCTTCCGCAGGGATGGCTACTTCCTCCCAAGGCAGAAGCTGGCCTCCTGGGTGATAACCTACTACGAGGAGTTGCTTCCCTTTGTGGAGTACCTCAAGAAGCGGGTCTACCGTTCGGCATTCATAAGCAAGGACGAGACCAGGGTCTCGGTGCTGAATGTGAAGGGCCCTTCGGGCAAGGTTTCGAAGAACGGGTTCATGTACATAACCATAGGCGACACCTACGACGTGCAGACGCGCAAGACCCAGAGTCTCGTGCTGCTGGACTACATCCAGGGCCGTTCACGTGAGGTATTGTTCGAGGATATGACCAAGCATGGCTACACATCCCACCTGATGACCGATGGGCTCAAGGGATATCTCACCTATGACAAGCATTGCGTCTGCTGGGTCCATGCAGTACGACAGCTGAAGAAGATCCTCAAGCTCAACAAGCATGACATGCATGCACTGGAGATTGTCAAGGAAGTGGCCAAGCTCTATGACATCGATGAGCAGTACAGGAAGATGCTCCGTTGCGGGGAAATCTCAACAGAGCAGTTCCTTGCCGCCAGAAAGCAGGAATCCGAAGAGGTCATCGACAATGTGTATGCCATGGCCGAGGACACCCGCAGGCAGTACTCCCCGAAAGGGGCGATGGGAAAGGCCCTTGACTACCTGTACACCTACAAGCCGTACATGAGGACCTACCTGGATGTTGTCGAGGCGACCCCTTCGAACAATTCGTGCGAATTGGTGGCCAAAGCATTTGCGACAGGTCGCAAAAATTGGCTTTTTTCCCAATCCGTCGATGGAGCAGATGCCTCAGCCTTCTTCTACTCAATGATAGAGACGGCCAAACGATCTTCCCTCAATCCAATGGATTATGTGGAGGCCCTCTGTACCTTCGGTCCCGGCTGCAGCACCGACGAGCAGCGTGAGGCCCTGCTGCCGTGGAACATTGATCTCTCAATACTGGATGAGCTGAGAAACAGGCGTTTGAATGCTAAACCTGATCCACAGAGAACCACGGTATACAACTTCGTTGGCGCCACTAGATAG